One Streptomyces hundungensis DNA segment encodes these proteins:
- a CDS encoding FtsW/RodA/SpoVE family cell cycle protein: MSVVTNTTTIGAIEAPSRRNTELALLIFAVAIPVFAYANVGLAMTGKLPSGMLGYGLGLGLMAGVAHLVVRKFARYADPLLLPLATLLNGLGLVLIWRLDQSPRLIQRAKGAWGKFSPDAPHQLLYTAIGVALFIGVLLLLKDHRILQRYTYISMAVALFLLVLPMFFPAVNGAKIWISIPGLGTIQPGEFAKIIIAIFFSGYLMVKRDALALASRRFMGLYLPRGRDLGPILVIWALSILILVFETDLGTSLLFFGLFVVMLYVATERTSWIVFGLVMSAVGAVAVASFEPHVQSRVNAWLDPFACYKTDKTGACQQIGDAIMSFGSGGTLGTGLGQGNSDLIGFAANADFILSTVGEELGLAGMMALLLLYGLIVERGVRTALAARDPFGKLLAIGLSGAFALQVFVVAGGVMGLIPLTGMTMPFVAQGGSSVIANWALIGILIRISDTARRPAPAPAPSSDAEMTQVVRP, from the coding sequence ATGAGCGTTGTCACCAACACCACCACCATTGGCGCGATCGAAGCACCGAGCCGCCGCAACACCGAGCTGGCCCTGCTGATCTTCGCGGTGGCCATCCCGGTGTTCGCGTACGCCAACGTGGGGCTTGCCATGACCGGCAAGCTTCCCTCCGGCATGCTCGGATACGGTCTGGGCCTCGGCCTGATGGCGGGTGTGGCGCACTTGGTGGTGCGCAAGTTCGCCCGGTACGCCGATCCGTTGCTGCTGCCACTCGCGACGCTGCTCAACGGGCTCGGCCTGGTGCTGATCTGGCGGCTCGACCAGTCGCCGCGGCTGATCCAGCGCGCCAAGGGCGCCTGGGGCAAGTTCTCTCCGGACGCCCCCCACCAGTTGCTCTACACCGCGATCGGTGTGGCCCTGTTCATCGGCGTCCTGCTGCTGCTCAAGGACCACCGCATCCTTCAGCGCTATACCTACATCTCGATGGCGGTGGCGCTGTTCCTGCTGGTGCTGCCGATGTTCTTCCCCGCCGTCAACGGCGCGAAGATCTGGATCTCGATCCCCGGCCTCGGCACCATCCAGCCCGGCGAGTTCGCGAAGATCATCATCGCGATCTTCTTCTCCGGCTATCTGATGGTGAAGCGGGACGCGCTGGCGCTGGCCAGCCGCCGCTTCATGGGCCTGTATCTGCCGCGCGGCCGCGACCTCGGGCCGATCCTGGTGATCTGGGCGCTGTCGATCCTGATCCTGGTCTTCGAGACCGACCTCGGTACCTCGCTGCTGTTCTTCGGCCTGTTCGTCGTGATGTTGTACGTGGCCACCGAGCGCACCAGCTGGATCGTGTTCGGCCTGGTGATGTCGGCGGTCGGCGCGGTCGCGGTGGCCTCGTTCGAGCCGCACGTCCAGTCGCGTGTGAACGCCTGGCTCGACCCGTTCGCCTGCTACAAGACCGACAAGACCGGCGCCTGCCAGCAGATCGGCGACGCGATCATGTCGTTCGGCTCCGGCGGCACCCTCGGCACCGGGCTCGGCCAGGGCAACTCCGACCTCATCGGCTTCGCCGCCAACGCCGACTTCATCCTCTCCACCGTCGGTGAGGAGCTCGGCCTGGCCGGGATGATGGCGCTGCTGCTGCTGTACGGCCTGATCGTGGAGCGGGGCGTGCGCACCGCGCTCGCCGCCCGCGACCCGTTCGGCAAGCTGCTCGCGATCGGCCTGTCCGGCGCGTTCGCGCTCCAGGTGTTCGTCGTCGCCGGCGGCGTGATGGGCCTGATCCCGCTGACCGGTATGACGATGCCGTTCGTCGCGCAGGGTGGTTCCTCCGTCATCGCCAACTGGGCGCTGATCGGCATCCTGATCCGGATCAGCGACACCGCTCGCCGCCCCGCCCCGGCCCCCGCCCCGTCCTCCGACGCCGAGATGACCCAGGTGGTCCGCCCGTGA
- a CDS encoding Stp1/IreP family PP2C-type Ser/Thr phosphatase, with protein MSLSLRFAAGSHKGMIREGNEDSGYAGPRLLAIADGMGGQAAGEVASSEVISTLVTLDDDVPGSDILTSLGTAVQRANDQLRMMVEEDPQLEGMGTTLTALLWTGQRLGLVHVGDSRAYLLRDGVLTQITQDHTWVQRLVDEGRITEEEATTHPQRSLLMRALGSGDHVEPDLSIREVRAGDRYLICSDGLSGVVSHQTMEETLASYQGPQETVQELIQLALRGGGPDNITVIIADVLDVDSGDTLAGQLNDTPVIVGAVAENQLQLNDGGAMQTPAGRASGLGRPAPSPPGGFGPPGSGEDGGGYGAPPEGAFGAYTDEDFVKPRRRGKGRWIRRSLYIVLALAVVGGGLYGGYRWTQTQYFIGTNSDGTPHVALYRGISQDLAWVKLSTVETDHPEIELKYLPQYQRNQIDSTIAASSLDKAQAKIKEFATQASACKKEEERRATEGNNVQKPGTGATSAPSNKTATTASPTPGPSFSEDEQKLVSQCGKQ; from the coding sequence ATGAGTCTCTCCCTGCGTTTCGCCGCCGGATCGCACAAGGGCATGATCCGCGAGGGGAACGAGGACTCCGGCTACGCCGGTCCCCGTCTCCTGGCGATCGCCGACGGCATGGGTGGTCAGGCCGCCGGTGAGGTCGCCTCCTCCGAGGTGATCTCCACCCTGGTCACGCTCGACGACGACGTACCCGGTTCCGACATCCTGACCTCGCTCGGCACGGCCGTGCAGCGGGCCAACGACCAGTTGCGCATGATGGTCGAGGAGGATCCGCAGCTCGAGGGCATGGGCACCACGCTCACCGCTCTGCTGTGGACGGGCCAGCGCCTGGGTCTGGTGCACGTCGGTGACTCGCGGGCCTATCTGCTGCGCGACGGCGTCCTGACCCAGATCACCCAGGACCACACCTGGGTGCAGCGTCTGGTCGACGAGGGCCGCATCACCGAGGAAGAGGCCACCACACACCCCCAGCGTTCGCTCCTGATGCGTGCCCTGGGCAGTGGTGACCACGTCGAGCCCGATCTGTCGATCCGTGAAGTGCGGGCCGGGGACCGGTACTTGATCTGTTCCGACGGTCTGTCGGGGGTGGTCTCCCACCAGACGATGGAGGAGACCCTCGCCAGCTATCAGGGCCCGCAGGAGACCGTGCAGGAGCTGATCCAGCTCGCGCTGCGCGGTGGTGGCCCCGACAACATCACGGTGATCATCGCCGATGTGCTGGACGTCGACTCCGGGGACACCCTGGCGGGGCAGCTCAACGACACCCCGGTCATCGTCGGCGCGGTCGCCGAGAACCAGTTGCAGCTGAACGACGGCGGCGCCATGCAGACGCCGGCGGGCCGGGCCTCCGGGCTCGGCCGCCCCGCCCCCTCGCCCCCGGGTGGCTTCGGCCCGCCCGGCAGCGGGGAGGACGGCGGCGGCTACGGGGCCCCGCCCGAGGGCGCGTTCGGCGCGTACACGGACGAGGACTTCGTCAAGCCGCGCAGGCGTGGCAAGGGCCGCTGGATCCGGCGGTCGCTGTACATCGTGCTGGCTCTCGCGGTCGTCGGCGGCGGCCTGTACGGCGGCTACCGCTGGACGCAGACGCAGTACTTCATCGGCACCAACAGCGACGGCACTCCGCACGTGGCGCTGTATCGGGGCATCAGCCAGGACCTGGCGTGGGTGAAGCTCTCCACGGTGGAGACCGATCATCCCGAGATCGAACTCAAGTACCTCCCGCAGTACCAGCGCAACCAGATCGACTCGACGATCGCCGCGAGCAGCCTCGACAAGGCGCAGGCCAAGATCAAGGAGTTCGCGACGCAGGCGTCCGCCTGCAAGAAGGAGGAGGAGCGCCGGGCCACCGAGGGCAACAACGTCCAGAAGCCCGGCACGGGCGCCACCAGCGCCCCGTCCAACAAGACCGCCACCACCGCATCTCCCACACCCGGCCCCAGTTTCTCGGAGGACGAGCAGAAGCTGGTCTCGCAGTGCGGTAAGCAGTAG
- a CDS encoding FHA domain-containing protein FhaB/FipA gives MSELTLTVMRLGFLAVLWLFVIVAVQVIRSDLFGTRVTQRGSRRGNEANRQQQTGRQAAAAAAPPPQRGQQQGGGGRQRRGAPSKLVVSEGTLTGTTVALQGQTITLGRAHDSTIVLDDDYASSRHARIYPDRDGNWIVEDLGSTNGTYLDRTRLTTPTPIPLGSPIRIGKTVIELRK, from the coding sequence ATGTCAGAGCTGACCCTCACGGTCATGCGGTTGGGTTTCCTCGCCGTACTGTGGCTGTTCGTCATCGTGGCCGTTCAGGTCATTCGCAGTGATCTGTTCGGAACGCGCGTCACCCAGCGCGGTTCGCGCCGGGGCAATGAGGCCAACCGGCAGCAGCAGACCGGCCGGCAGGCCGCCGCGGCCGCCGCGCCGCCGCCCCAGCGCGGCCAGCAGCAGGGGGGTGGCGGGCGGCAGCGCCGTGGCGCCCCCTCCAAGCTGGTGGTCTCCGAGGGCACCCTCACCGGCACCACGGTCGCCCTTCAGGGCCAGACCATCACGCTGGGCCGGGCGCACGATTCGACGATCGTCCTGGACGACGACTACGCGTCGAGCCGCCATGCCAGGATCTACCCGGACCGGGACGGCAATTGGATCGTCGAGGACCTCGGGTCCACCAACGGCACCTATCTGGACCGGACCCGGCTCACCACCCCGACCCCGATTCCGCTGGGCTCGCCGATCCGCATCGGCAAGACCGTCATCGAGCTGCGGAAGTAG
- a CDS encoding FhaA domain-containing protein: MGVLKRFEQRLEGLVNGTFAKVFKSEVQPVEIAGALQRECDNNASIWNRDRTVVPNDFIVELSAPDFERLSPYSGQLGDELSGLVRDYAKQQRYTFMGPIKVHLEKAEDLDTGLYRVRSRTLASSTDQQGPGPGPGAGQRPAPAAPQGGRGGYGYPPAAAPPMPAAPPPGRPTASPADRRPAGPGPMPGGHGQVRRWIEINGTRHQISRPTLVLGRSTDADVRIDDPGVSRRHCEIRTGTPPTIQDLGSTNGIVVDGQHTTRATLRDGSRIVVGSTTIVYRQAEG, translated from the coding sequence ATGGGAGTCCTGAAGCGTTTCGAGCAGCGTCTCGAAGGCCTGGTCAACGGCACCTTCGCGAAGGTCTTCAAGTCCGAGGTCCAGCCCGTCGAGATCGCCGGCGCGCTCCAGCGCGAGTGCGACAACAACGCGTCGATCTGGAACCGGGACCGCACGGTCGTCCCCAACGACTTCATCGTCGAGCTGAGCGCTCCGGACTTCGAGCGGCTCAGCCCGTACTCGGGTCAGCTCGGTGACGAACTGTCCGGCCTGGTGCGTGACTACGCCAAGCAGCAGCGCTACACCTTCATGGGCCCGATCAAGGTGCACCTGGAGAAGGCCGAGGACCTGGACACCGGTCTGTACCGGGTGCGCAGCCGTACGCTCGCGTCCAGTACCGACCAGCAGGGCCCGGGCCCCGGTCCGGGCGCCGGTCAGCGTCCCGCTCCGGCGGCTCCGCAGGGCGGTCGTGGTGGCTACGGCTATCCGCCGGCCGCGGCCCCGCCCATGCCCGCTGCGCCGCCTCCGGGCCGTCCGACCGCTTCGCCCGCCGACCGCCGTCCGGCGGGTCCGGGGCCGATGCCGGGCGGCCACGGCCAAGTGCGACGCTGGATCGAGATCAATGGCACCCGCCACCAGATCTCCCGCCCGACTCTGGTCCTTGGCCGCAGCACCGATGCGGATGTGAGGATCGACGATCCCGGCGTCTCGCGCCGGCACTGTGAGATCCGGACCGGAACGCCCCCGACGATCCAGGATCTCGGGTCCACCAACGGCATCGTGGTGGACGGGCAGCACACCACCCGCGCTACGCTCCGCGACGGCTCGCGGATCGTCGTGGGCAGCACCACCATCGTTTACCGGCAAGCCGAAGGGTGA
- a CDS encoding response regulator transcription factor, with product MGVTGVTGPQIRVVIADDEPLIRAGIRMILTSDREIDVVAEAANGREAVELARSHDVDVVLLDIQMPEMDGLSALAELRRTVPAARVIILTTFGERENVLRALEHGGAGFLLKDTAPAELIRAVRAAAAGDAYLSPGATRHVVDQLATGRAAARAEEARRRVGVLSERERDVLALLGEGLSNADAGKRIHMSEATVKTYVSRILAKLDCENRVQAALLARDAGL from the coding sequence ATGGGCGTGACGGGCGTGACGGGACCACAGATCAGAGTGGTGATCGCCGACGACGAGCCCCTCATCCGGGCCGGAATCCGCATGATCCTCACCTCGGACCGGGAGATCGACGTCGTCGCGGAGGCCGCCAATGGCCGTGAAGCCGTCGAACTCGCCCGCTCCCACGACGTGGACGTGGTCCTGCTCGACATTCAGATGCCCGAGATGGACGGGCTGAGCGCGCTGGCCGAGCTGCGCCGGACCGTACCGGCGGCACGGGTGATCATCCTCACGACGTTCGGCGAGCGGGAGAACGTCCTGCGCGCGCTGGAGCACGGGGGAGCGGGATTCCTCCTCAAGGACACGGCCCCAGCGGAGCTGATCCGGGCGGTACGGGCGGCCGCGGCCGGCGATGCCTACCTCTCACCCGGCGCCACCCGGCACGTCGTCGACCAGCTCGCAACGGGTCGGGCCGCGGCCCGCGCGGAAGAGGCGCGGCGCCGGGTCGGCGTCCTGTCCGAGCGCGAGCGAGACGTCCTGGCCCTGCTCGGCGAGGGGCTCTCGAACGCGGACGCGGGCAAGCGGATCCACATGAGCGAGGCCACGGTGAAGACGTACGTCAGCCGGATCCTGGCGAAGCTGGACTGCGAGAACCGGGTCCAGGCAGCGCTGCTCGCCCGCGACGCGGGGCTGTAG
- a CDS encoding DUF2252 domain-containing protein, with protein sequence MSEVETVVPAPRAGAEDGRGRIPHVPGFAHHAHTAGAGRRRAQESPKAEGKALRSRFPRSSHDSLLLSGDRPDAVRAVEESNAGRVPELVPIRVGRMAASPFAFLRGSAGLMAHDLVGTPVTGVGAQICGDAHAANFGLYGDARGNLVIDLNDFDETATGPWEWDVKRLAASLVLAGREAGADEHTCRAAAFDAVGAYRRTMRLLAKLPVLDAWNAIADEELVSHADAHDLAGALERVSEKARNNTSARFAAKATEQKEDGTRSFVDALPVLRRVTDSEAAAVAASLEPYLRSLPEDRIPLLARYAIHDVAFRVVGTGSVGTRSYVVLLLDHRGEPLVLQVKEARPSALLPHLAKAGFKTPEPGHEGRRVVLGQKRMQVVSDILLGWTTVGELPYQVRQFRNRKGSVDPAALAADQLDDYGRMTGALLARAHAHSVDPRLIAGYCGKNEELDEAVAAFAVTYADRMEADHAVLAAAVRDGRIAAEVGV encoded by the coding sequence ATGAGCGAGGTCGAGACGGTGGTTCCGGCGCCACGGGCCGGAGCGGAGGACGGACGGGGACGGATCCCTCACGTCCCCGGCTTCGCCCACCACGCGCACACGGCGGGCGCGGGGCGCCGCCGGGCACAGGAGTCGCCGAAGGCCGAGGGGAAGGCGCTGCGGAGCCGATTCCCGCGCTCCTCGCACGACTCGCTGCTGCTCTCGGGGGACCGGCCGGACGCCGTCCGCGCGGTGGAGGAATCCAATGCGGGCCGAGTGCCCGAGCTCGTGCCGATACGAGTCGGCCGCATGGCCGCAAGTCCCTTCGCGTTCCTGCGCGGCTCCGCGGGGCTGATGGCGCACGACCTCGTCGGCACGCCCGTCACCGGCGTCGGCGCACAGATCTGCGGCGACGCACACGCGGCCAACTTCGGCCTGTACGGCGACGCACGCGGCAACCTCGTCATCGATCTGAACGACTTCGACGAAACCGCGACCGGCCCCTGGGAATGGGACGTGAAACGGCTCGCCGCCTCCCTGGTCCTGGCCGGCCGAGAAGCGGGCGCCGATGAACACACCTGCCGGGCCGCGGCGTTCGACGCCGTCGGGGCCTATCGCCGCACCATGCGCCTGCTTGCGAAACTGCCGGTCCTCGACGCCTGGAACGCGATAGCCGACGAGGAACTCGTCTCCCACGCGGACGCCCACGACCTGGCCGGCGCCTTGGAGCGGGTCTCCGAGAAGGCTCGCAACAACACCAGCGCACGCTTCGCGGCGAAGGCCACCGAACAGAAGGAGGACGGCACCCGGAGCTTCGTCGACGCGCTACCCGTGCTGCGCCGCGTGACCGACAGCGAGGCCGCCGCCGTCGCCGCCTCCCTCGAGCCCTACCTGCGCAGCCTGCCCGAGGACCGGATACCGCTGCTCGCCCGGTACGCCATCCACGACGTGGCCTTCCGGGTGGTCGGCACCGGGAGCGTCGGAACACGGTCCTATGTGGTGCTGCTCCTCGACCACCGGGGCGAACCGTTGGTGCTCCAGGTCAAGGAGGCCAGGCCGTCGGCACTCCTTCCCCATCTGGCCAAGGCCGGGTTCAAGACGCCCGAGCCCGGGCACGAAGGCCGTCGTGTGGTGTTGGGCCAGAAGCGGATGCAGGTGGTCAGCGACATCCTGCTCGGCTGGACCACCGTGGGCGAACTCCCTTATCAGGTAAGGCAGTTCAGGAACCGCAAGGGCAGCGTGGATCCGGCCGCCCTCGCCGCCGACCAGCTCGACGACTACGGCCGCATGACGGGCGCGCTGCTTGCCCGGGCGCACGCCCACAGCGTCGATCCGCGGCTCATAGCCGGGTACTGCGGAAAGAACGAGGAGCTTGACGAAGCGGTGGCCGCCTTCGCGGTCACCTACGCCGACCGCATGGAGGCCGACCACGCGGTCCTGGCCGCCGCCGTGCGGGACGGTCGCATCGCGGCGGAGGTGGGGGTCTGA
- a CDS encoding J domain-containing protein: protein MTDEAAGGTTARNEDPQTTPPSAGGEPETPPSAGGEPGAQQGGEGERPEARLERAVRAAEQALIEFEIAVETFRVEVENFSRLHHQKLGPMYARLDELDAQLAEARALRSGDPEDLRRAQEARAAVMPMPGVEELFHGWMDSDGLSPEAASMLTDQPVRPPKRVRPSEEVRRLYRELARKAHPDLAQDEAERERRDEFIARVNAAYGRGDEALLRELAEEWAAGPAPAEAGPSESDELYARLEWLSRRKELLSLLARELEDSAIGSMLRMAPDDPDRLLEEIAEQLLAEVAGREAELAKLVQ, encoded by the coding sequence GTGACGGACGAAGCTGCCGGCGGTACGACTGCCCGGAACGAGGACCCGCAGACCACCCCGCCCAGTGCGGGGGGCGAGCCGGAGACGCCGCCGAGTGCGGGGGGCGAGCCCGGGGCGCAGCAGGGTGGGGAGGGCGAGCGGCCCGAGGCCCGGCTTGAGCGGGCGGTGCGGGCGGCCGAGCAGGCGCTGATCGAGTTCGAGATCGCGGTGGAGACGTTCCGGGTCGAGGTGGAGAACTTCTCCCGGCTGCACCACCAGAAGCTCGGCCCGATGTATGCGCGGCTCGACGAGCTGGACGCGCAGCTCGCGGAGGCCAGGGCGCTGCGGAGCGGCGATCCCGAGGATCTGCGCAGGGCCCAGGAGGCGCGGGCGGCGGTCATGCCCATGCCGGGGGTGGAGGAACTCTTCCACGGCTGGATGGACTCCGACGGGCTGTCCCCCGAGGCTGCTTCGATGCTCACCGACCAGCCGGTGCGGCCGCCCAAGCGGGTCCGGCCGAGCGAGGAGGTGCGCAGGCTGTACCGCGAGCTGGCCCGCAAGGCGCACCCGGATCTGGCGCAGGACGAGGCGGAGCGGGAGCGGCGGGACGAGTTCATCGCCCGGGTCAACGCCGCTTACGGCCGCGGTGACGAGGCGCTGCTGCGGGAGCTGGCCGAGGAGTGGGCGGCGGGCCCGGCGCCGGCGGAGGCGGGGCCCAGTGAGAGCGACGAGCTGTATGCCCGTCTGGAGTGGCTGAGTCGGCGCAAGGAACTGCTGTCGCTGTTGGCTCGGGAGCTGGAGGACAGCGCGATCGGTTCGATGCTGCGCATGGCGCCGGACGACCCGGACCGGCTCCTGGAGGAGATCGCGGAGCAGCTGTTGGCCGAGGTGGCCGGTCGTGAGGCGGAGCTCGCGAAGCTGGTGCAGTAG
- a CDS encoding rhodanese-like domain-containing protein, with the protein MNFAQLPSVDVAAVPADALVLDVREDDEWAAGHVEGALHVPMSEFVARFGEVTEAVADGRRAYVMCRVGGRSAQVTQYLVQQGIDAVNVDGGMQVWEAAGRRIVDAQGALGTVV; encoded by the coding sequence ATGAATTTCGCCCAGCTTCCCTCGGTGGATGTCGCGGCGGTACCGGCCGACGCCCTGGTGCTCGATGTCCGCGAGGACGACGAGTGGGCGGCGGGGCACGTCGAGGGCGCGCTGCATGTGCCGATGAGCGAGTTCGTGGCCCGCTTCGGTGAGGTGACCGAGGCGGTGGCGGACGGGCGCCGGGCGTATGTGATGTGCCGGGTCGGCGGACGGTCGGCGCAGGTCACCCAGTATCTGGTGCAGCAGGGCATCGACGCGGTGAACGTCGACGGCGGCATGCAGGTGTGGGAGGCCGCGGGCCGCAGGATCGTCGACGCCCAGGGCGCCCTGGGCACGGTCGTCTAG
- a CDS encoding acyl-CoA dehydrogenase family protein, translating to MDFTFTEEQRAAVEAAKAVFAGVAPDAVPSPALTPGAVADDFDRPLWAKLAASDLLGLVLDAQYGGAGLDPIALCLVLRESARVLARLPLLETSAVALAVQRYGRPELAREVLPAVGRGELVLTVATNGRTGHDGAELAVTARRDGDHWLLDGAQTGVPWAQTCDRIAVPAHTADGHTVLALVPRTQQGITLADQISTSGERFAALALDTVRVDAASVIDADGAWEWLRTLLTTGTCALALGLGEAVLAMTAQYTGKREQFGHPVATFQAVAVQAADRYIDLRAMEVTLWQAAWRISTGAQSALPVAGDVAVAKIWASEGVRRVVQTAQHLHGGFGADTDYALHRYHAWAKQLELSLGPAAAHEETLGDLLAAHPLNQTV from the coding sequence GTGGACTTCACCTTCACCGAGGAGCAGCGAGCCGCCGTCGAGGCGGCCAAGGCGGTCTTCGCCGGCGTCGCCCCCGACGCGGTGCCCAGCCCCGCCCTCACCCCGGGCGCCGTCGCCGACGACTTCGACCGCCCACTGTGGGCCAAGCTCGCCGCGTCGGACCTGCTGGGCCTGGTCCTCGACGCCCAGTACGGCGGAGCGGGCCTGGACCCGATCGCGCTGTGCTTGGTGCTACGCGAATCGGCGCGAGTCCTTGCCCGGCTGCCCCTCCTGGAGACCAGCGCGGTCGCGCTGGCCGTACAGCGGTACGGCCGGCCCGAGTTGGCGCGCGAGGTGCTGCCCGCCGTCGGCCGGGGCGAACTCGTCCTGACCGTCGCCACCAACGGCCGCACCGGCCACGACGGCGCAGAACTCGCCGTCACCGCCCGCCGGGACGGCGATCACTGGCTACTCGACGGCGCCCAGACCGGCGTGCCCTGGGCCCAGACCTGCGACCGCATCGCCGTCCCCGCCCACACCGCGGACGGCCACACCGTCCTAGCGCTGGTCCCCCGCACCCAGCAGGGCATCACCCTCGCCGATCAGATCTCCACCAGCGGCGAACGCTTCGCCGCACTCGCCCTCGACACGGTCCGCGTCGACGCCGCGTCGGTCATCGACGCGGACGGCGCCTGGGAATGGCTGCGCACCCTGCTCACCACCGGAACCTGCGCCCTCGCCCTCGGCCTCGGCGAGGCCGTACTGGCCATGACCGCCCAATACACCGGAAAGCGCGAGCAGTTCGGGCATCCGGTCGCCACCTTCCAGGCCGTCGCCGTCCAGGCCGCCGACCGCTACATCGACCTGCGCGCCATGGAGGTCACCCTGTGGCAGGCGGCCTGGCGCATCAGCACCGGCGCGCAGAGCGCCCTGCCCGTCGCCGGTGACGTCGCGGTCGCCAAGATCTGGGCCTCGGAAGGCGTACGCCGCGTCGTGCAGACCGCTCAGCACCTGCACGGCGGCTTCGGCGCCGACACCGACTACGCGCTGCACCGCTACCACGCCTGGGCCAAGCAACTGGAACTCTCCCTCGGCCCGGCCGCCGCCCACGAGGAAACACTGGGCGACCTCCTCGCCGCGCACCCCCTCAACCAGACCGTGTAG
- a CDS encoding 2Fe-2S iron-sulfur cluster-binding protein: protein MFHPLRVSEVEQLTDDAVAVTFAVPPELREAYRHLPGQHLALRRTVLGEDIRRTYSICAPAVEAPHEPVLRVGIRVVEGGAFSTYAFKELAVGDTVDVMEPMGRFVLAPRPGHFAAIVGGSGITPVLSIAATLLAREPEARFCLIRSDRSAASTMFLEETADLKDRYPERFQLVTVLSREEQQSGLPSGRLDRERLGELLPALLPVTDIDGWFLCGPFGLVQGAEQALGALGVDRNRIHQEIFHVDAAPAPTATAAAPAHATLTATLDGRSGNWPVREGESLLETVLRARADAPYACKGGVCGTCRAFLVKGEVRMERNFALEPEETEAGYVLACQSHPATGEVELDFDR from the coding sequence ATGTTCCATCCGCTCCGGGTCAGCGAGGTCGAGCAGCTCACGGACGACGCGGTCGCCGTCACGTTCGCCGTCCCGCCCGAACTCCGCGAGGCCTACCGCCACCTCCCCGGCCAGCACCTCGCCCTGCGCCGCACCGTGCTGGGCGAGGACATCCGCCGTACGTACTCGATCTGCGCCCCGGCCGTCGAGGCGCCCCACGAGCCGGTGCTGCGCGTCGGCATCCGCGTCGTCGAGGGCGGCGCCTTCTCCACGTACGCCTTCAAGGAACTGGCCGTCGGCGACACGGTCGACGTCATGGAACCGATGGGCCGCTTCGTGCTGGCCCCCCGCCCCGGACACTTCGCGGCGATCGTCGGCGGCAGCGGCATCACCCCGGTCCTGTCCATCGCGGCCACCCTGCTCGCCCGCGAGCCCGAGGCCCGGTTCTGTCTGATACGCAGCGACCGCAGCGCCGCGTCGACGATGTTCCTCGAAGAGACGGCCGACCTGAAGGACCGCTATCCCGAACGGTTCCAGCTGGTCACCGTGTTGTCCCGGGAGGAGCAGCAGTCCGGGCTGCCCTCCGGCCGGCTCGACCGCGAGCGCCTTGGCGAGCTGCTGCCCGCGCTGCTGCCGGTGACGGACATCGACGGCTGGTTCCTGTGCGGTCCCTTCGGCCTGGTCCAAGGCGCCGAGCAGGCCCTCGGCGCGCTCGGCGTCGACCGCAACCGCATCCACCAGGAGATCTTCCACGTGGACGCGGCCCCTGCTCCCACCGCCACCGCCGCCGCCCCGGCACACGCCACGCTCACCGCGACCCTGGACGGCCGCTCGGGCAACTGGCCGGTGCGCGAGGGCGAGTCCCTGCTGGAAACGGTGCTGCGCGCCCGCGCGGACGCGCCGTACGCCTGCAAGGGCGGGGTGTGCGGGACGTGCCGGGCGTTCCTGGTCAAGGGCGAGGTCCGGATGGAGCGGAACTTCGCGCTGGAACCGGAGGAGACCGAAGCTGGCTACGTCCTGGCCTGCCAGTCCCACCCCGCCACCGGGGAGGTGGAGCTCGACTTCGACCGGTGA
- the paaD gene encoding 1,2-phenylacetyl-CoA epoxidase subunit PaaD, with product MVTDTAPTPLETELRRLAGAVPDPELPVLTLEELGVLRGVRVEGPGRVRIELTPTYTGCPAVEAMSSDIERVLHDHGMEHVSVVRVLSPAWSTDDISAEGRRKLAEFGIAPPRSHAADGPVALTLSVRCPHCGSTDTELLSRFSSTACKALRRCVACREPFDHFKEL from the coding sequence ATGGTGACCGACACCGCCCCCACCCCCCTGGAGACCGAGCTGCGACGCCTCGCCGGCGCCGTCCCCGACCCCGAACTGCCCGTACTGACCCTCGAAGAGCTCGGCGTCCTGCGCGGCGTACGGGTCGAAGGGCCCGGCCGGGTACGCATCGAGCTCACCCCCACCTACACCGGCTGCCCCGCCGTCGAAGCCATGTCGTCGGACATCGAGCGCGTGCTCCACGACCACGGCATGGAACACGTCTCGGTCGTACGGGTGCTGTCTCCGGCCTGGTCCACCGACGACATCAGCGCCGAAGGCCGCCGCAAACTCGCCGAGTTCGGCATAGCTCCGCCGCGCTCGCACGCCGCTGACGGACCCGTCGCGCTCACCCTGTCGGTGCGCTGCCCGCACTGCGGATCCACCGACACCGAGCTGCTCAGCCGCTTCTCCTCTACCGCTTGCAAGGCACTGCGCCGCTGCGTGGCGTGCCGTGAACCGTTCGACCACTTCAAGGAGTTGTAG